A region of Pyxidicoccus trucidator DNA encodes the following proteins:
- the thiE gene encoding thiamine phosphate synthase, producing MNVSSRPMLPRGPYLLCDDTVLPDVPLVDKAARLVAGGARVLQLRMKRTPPRAALAAAREVVALCRRAGALCLLNDRVDLALLAGADGVHVGDEDLPPEAARELLGPGRLVGVTVRGVEGARAARDAGADYVGVGPVFATMTKQVGAPVLGLETFAEVVRGSPLPVVGIGGVKLWNIGRVAAAGAHGAAVVSDALLAKDITERVRQLLAAFEQGGVGD from the coding sequence ATGAACGTCTCGTCCCGCCCCATGCTTCCCCGAGGCCCGTACTTGCTGTGCGACGACACCGTCCTGCCGGACGTCCCGCTGGTGGACAAGGCAGCGCGGCTGGTCGCCGGAGGGGCCCGGGTGCTGCAACTGCGCATGAAGCGCACCCCGCCCAGGGCCGCGCTGGCCGCCGCGCGAGAGGTCGTGGCGCTGTGCCGCCGGGCCGGGGCGCTGTGCCTGCTGAACGACAGGGTGGACCTGGCGTTGCTGGCGGGCGCGGACGGGGTGCACGTGGGTGACGAGGACCTGCCGCCCGAGGCCGCGCGCGAGCTGCTGGGGCCCGGCCGGCTGGTGGGCGTCACGGTGCGGGGCGTGGAGGGGGCCCGCGCGGCGCGGGACGCGGGCGCGGACTACGTGGGCGTGGGGCCCGTCTTCGCCACGATGACGAAGCAGGTGGGCGCGCCGGTGCTGGGGCTGGAGACGTTCGCCGAGGTGGTGCGGGGCAGCCCGCTGCCGGTGGTGGGCATTGGCGGGGTGAAGCTGTGGAACATCGGCCGGGTGGCGGCGGCGGGGGCGCATGGCGCGGCGGTGGTGTCCGACGCCCTGCTCGCCAAGGACATCACCGAGCGGGTGCGGCAGTTGCTGGCCGCGTTTGAACAGGGCGGGGTGGGGGACTAG
- a CDS encoding gamma-glutamyl-gamma-aminobutyrate hydrolase family protein has product MHNHSRHGPPPRRPNIGITPDWSQPEDQAFARYELKVPYSDAVLRMGGLPFVLPYSDDPTCVEAYLDRVSGVLVTGGAFDVPPEAYGEAAREGLGALKEGRTAFEAALMRGALKRNMPVLGICGGMQLLNVILGGTLFQDIGREVPGAREHEQKHDRTQPQHPVDVKNGTLLAEAVGHGQLMVNSTHHQAVRVAGKDSVVCAVAPDGVVEAIESTVHGFAVGVQWHPEYMATSIPVHLGLYKSFIQKAREHRR; this is encoded by the coding sequence ATGCACAACCATTCGCGACATGGGCCGCCGCCGCGCCGCCCGAACATCGGCATCACCCCGGACTGGAGCCAGCCCGAGGACCAGGCCTTCGCCCGCTATGAGCTGAAGGTGCCGTACTCGGACGCGGTGCTGCGCATGGGGGGCCTGCCCTTCGTGCTGCCGTACTCAGACGACCCGACATGCGTGGAGGCGTACCTGGACCGTGTCTCCGGGGTGCTCGTCACCGGCGGCGCGTTCGACGTCCCCCCGGAAGCCTACGGGGAGGCGGCGCGCGAGGGCCTGGGTGCGCTGAAGGAGGGCCGCACCGCGTTCGAGGCGGCGCTGATGCGCGGCGCGCTCAAGCGCAACATGCCGGTGCTGGGCATCTGCGGCGGCATGCAGTTGCTCAACGTCATCCTGGGCGGCACGCTGTTCCAGGACATCGGCCGCGAGGTGCCGGGCGCGCGCGAGCACGAGCAGAAGCATGACCGCACCCAGCCCCAGCACCCGGTGGACGTGAAGAACGGCACGCTGCTGGCGGAGGCGGTGGGGCACGGCCAGCTGATGGTCAACTCCACGCACCACCAGGCGGTGCGGGTCGCGGGCAAGGACTCGGTGGTGTGCGCGGTGGCGCCGGACGGCGTGGTGGAGGCGATTGAGTCCACCGTGCATGGCTTCGCGGTGGGCGTGCAGTGGCACCCCGAGTACATGGCCACCAGCATTCCCGTGCACCTGGGCCTGTACAAGTCCTTCATCCAGAAGGCGCGCGAGCACCGGCGGTGA
- the thiD gene encoding bifunctional hydroxymethylpyrimidine kinase/phosphomethylpyrimidine kinase — protein sequence MIPRVLLLAGHEPTGRAGLLADVSAVLARGGQPVAVPMAQTAQGTRTFTWVAAAPRMLSAQVAAARELGPLHAVKWGMVPGPAQLSAARVALEGSDAWWVVDPVVRTSRGQPLSRLSARGYLALAGPRVVLTPNLDEAGWLLRRPAPRSVEEAVESAAALARYGFAAVLVKGGHLPDVEGLADVLATPERVRVLRGEWLERAPGRRGTGCRLASALATELGRGRTLEASVRAARGLVVRYLRAA from the coding sequence GTGATTCCCCGCGTCCTCCTGCTGGCCGGGCATGAGCCCACGGGGAGGGCGGGGTTGCTGGCGGACGTGTCGGCCGTGCTGGCGCGGGGTGGCCAGCCGGTGGCGGTGCCCATGGCGCAGACGGCGCAGGGCACGCGGACGTTCACCTGGGTGGCCGCCGCGCCGCGCATGCTTTCCGCGCAGGTGGCCGCCGCGCGCGAGCTGGGCCCGCTGCACGCGGTGAAGTGGGGCATGGTGCCGGGGCCCGCGCAGCTGTCCGCCGCGCGCGTGGCACTGGAGGGCTCGGACGCGTGGTGGGTGGTGGACCCGGTGGTGCGCACCTCGCGGGGGCAGCCGCTGTCGCGCCTGTCCGCGCGGGGCTACCTGGCGCTGGCGGGCCCGCGCGTGGTGCTCACGCCCAACCTGGACGAGGCGGGCTGGCTGCTGCGCCGGCCCGCGCCCCGCTCGGTGGAGGAGGCCGTGGAGTCCGCCGCCGCGCTGGCGCGGTACGGCTTCGCCGCGGTGTTGGTGAAGGGCGGGCACCTGCCGGACGTGGAGGGGCTCGCGGACGTGCTGGCCACACCGGAGCGCGTGCGGGTGCTGCGCGGTGAGTGGCTGGAGCGCGCGCCCGGACGCCGTGGCACCGGGTGCCGGCTGGCGTCCGCGCTGGCCACGGAGCTGGGGCGGGGCCGCACGCTGGAGGCCTCGGTGCGCGCGGCCCGGGGCCTGGTGGTGCGCTACCTGCGCGCCGCGTAG
- the dnaB gene encoding replicative DNA helicase, with protein MDNVLDIREGRRVHEDLAAERAVLGAVLADNTLIAAVGEVVFPDDFSSPAHAQIFAAMLKLDGQSKQVDHLTLAEELKVLGQLVAVGGPAYLMRLDQVVPLASNAVQYAQIVKDQALRRRLANVGREIQELASSETGELEVLLDEAERKVFLLAEKKREGDLRPVSELMEQTLDLLDKMKAAATGITGLSTGYIDLDNQLTGLHAGELIILAARPGIGKTSLAMNIAVHAALKENKAVGIFSLEMPADQLLMRLLASTARVDMKKLRGGRLSPHDEEKFQEMAGALYNAPIYIDDSGGLSPFDLRAKARRVKQKDPRLSLLVIDYLQLMHQKGKVESRQLEVAEISRALKQLAKELEVPIIALSQLNRKVEERKGGKPMLSDLRESGSIEQDADVVMFIHREDTDEGGPDGAAPPSSTVIPVELIVAKQRNGPVGSVDLVFLSEYTRFESRSRGE; from the coding sequence ATGGATAACGTCCTCGACATCAGAGAAGGCCGGCGGGTTCACGAGGACCTGGCCGCGGAGCGAGCGGTGCTGGGCGCCGTGCTCGCGGACAACACCCTCATCGCCGCCGTGGGTGAGGTGGTCTTCCCGGACGACTTCTCCAGCCCCGCGCACGCGCAGATCTTCGCGGCGATGCTCAAGCTGGACGGCCAGTCCAAGCAGGTCGACCACCTGACCCTGGCCGAGGAGCTGAAGGTCCTCGGCCAGCTCGTCGCCGTGGGCGGCCCCGCGTACCTGATGCGGCTGGACCAGGTGGTGCCGCTGGCGTCCAACGCCGTCCAGTACGCGCAGATCGTCAAGGACCAGGCCCTGCGCCGGCGCCTGGCCAACGTGGGCCGGGAGATTCAAGAGCTCGCCAGCTCGGAGACGGGCGAGCTGGAAGTGCTGCTCGACGAGGCCGAGCGCAAGGTGTTCCTCCTCGCGGAGAAGAAGCGCGAGGGCGACCTGCGCCCGGTCAGCGAGCTGATGGAGCAGACGCTCGACCTGCTCGACAAGATGAAGGCCGCGGCCACGGGCATCACGGGCCTGTCCACCGGCTACATCGACCTGGACAACCAGCTCACCGGCCTGCACGCGGGCGAGCTCATCATCCTCGCGGCGCGGCCGGGCATCGGCAAGACGTCCCTCGCGATGAACATCGCCGTGCACGCGGCGCTGAAGGAGAACAAGGCCGTCGGCATCTTCAGCCTGGAAATGCCCGCGGACCAGCTGCTCATGCGTCTGCTGGCCTCCACCGCGCGCGTGGACATGAAGAAGCTGCGCGGCGGCCGGCTGTCGCCGCACGACGAGGAGAAGTTCCAGGAGATGGCGGGCGCGCTCTACAACGCCCCCATCTACATCGACGACTCCGGTGGCTTGTCCCCGTTCGACCTGCGCGCCAAGGCGCGGCGCGTGAAGCAGAAGGACCCCCGGCTGTCGCTGCTGGTCATCGACTACCTCCAGCTCATGCACCAGAAGGGCAAGGTGGAGAGCCGCCAGTTGGAAGTCGCGGAAATCTCCCGCGCGCTCAAGCAGCTGGCCAAGGAGCTGGAGGTGCCCATCATCGCGCTCAGCCAGCTCAACCGTAAGGTGGAGGAGCGCAAGGGCGGCAAGCCCATGCTGTCCGACCTTCGTGAGTCCGGCTCCATCGAGCAGGACGCCGACGTGGTGATGTTCATCCACCGTGAGGATACGGACGAAGGCGGCCCGGACGGCGCGGCTCCGCCCTCCAGCACCGTCATCCCGGTGGAGCTCATCGTCGCCAAGCAGCGTAACGGCCCCGTGGGCTCCGTCGACCTGGTGTTCCTCTCGGAATACACCCGCTTCGAGAGCCGCTCCCGCGGCGAGTAG
- a CDS encoding LytR/AlgR family response regulator transcription factor encodes MKRFSVLVVDDEAPARAKVKRLLADDARFVLAGEAADGTEALSRVGALRPDLLVLDVQMPGLTGFEVLEALGPEDCPAVIFSTAYDAFALRAFDAHAVDYLLKPYDADRFGRALDKAHALLIGGQPETGRLQSLLEDLSRAQPARPLERLVVKVGEAWVPLRLDTVWRLSSEDKYVRLYTDQGEHLVRQSLRALEDRLDAARFVRVHRGDIINLDAVARLEPWTHGDGILVLKNGTTVVLSRTWREAFLQKWGLEG; translated from the coding sequence ATGAAGCGCTTCAGCGTGCTGGTCGTGGACGACGAGGCCCCCGCGCGGGCAAAGGTGAAGCGCCTGCTGGCGGACGACGCGCGCTTCGTCCTCGCGGGCGAGGCAGCGGACGGAACGGAAGCCCTCTCGCGCGTGGGAGCCCTGCGCCCGGACCTGCTGGTGCTCGACGTGCAGATGCCGGGGCTCACCGGCTTCGAGGTGCTGGAGGCGCTCGGCCCGGAGGACTGCCCCGCCGTCATCTTCTCCACCGCCTACGACGCCTTCGCCCTCCGGGCCTTCGACGCGCACGCGGTGGACTACCTCCTCAAGCCCTACGACGCGGACCGCTTCGGCAGGGCGCTCGACAAGGCCCACGCGCTGCTGATCGGCGGACAGCCCGAGACAGGCCGCCTCCAGTCGCTGCTGGAAGACCTGTCCCGCGCCCAGCCCGCGCGCCCGCTGGAGCGGCTGGTGGTGAAGGTGGGCGAGGCCTGGGTGCCGCTGCGCCTGGACACCGTCTGGCGCCTGTCCTCGGAGGACAAGTACGTGCGCCTCTACACCGACCAGGGCGAGCACCTGGTCCGGCAGAGCCTCCGCGCCCTGGAAGATCGGTTGGACGCCGCGCGCTTCGTGCGCGTGCACCGCGGCGACATCATCAACCTGGACGCCGTGGCGCGGCTGGAGCCCTGGACGCACGGGGACGGCATCCTCGTCCTCAAGAACGGCACCACCGTGGTGCTCAGCCGCACCTGGCGTGAAGCCTTCCTCCAGAAGTGGGGCCTGGAGGGGTGA
- a CDS encoding sensor histidine kinase, whose protein sequence is MSPRASENLRASVAPWQWPRIRARPALVLFGLFLGVGLWNGLTVYLTILGNGGSIPVLEPFVWELTGALAALAVLPVVQTAVVNAPGPRVGWARFLGVHVAGFVLFTTLHILVMVPPRYPLYALLDLGTYDYGDLVFRIPMEAQKDLILYSVGATLWSLLLAWKERQARAVREATLESELREARLQALTGQLHPHFLFNALNTISSVMYEDLKRTDRLLSDLGGLLRASLERKEATWTLAEERAHAERFVALLTARFGERVTVRWDVAPGLEGARVPCFALQSLVENAVKHNQDRREPLEVRIRAREDGADWRLEVEDTGRGFAEASPATGPGVGLAHLERILALLHGGRARMERGRGPEGGARVSLWLPREVAA, encoded by the coding sequence ATGTCACCCCGTGCCTCCGAGAACCTTCGGGCCTCCGTCGCCCCCTGGCAGTGGCCGCGAATCCGTGCGCGCCCCGCGCTGGTGCTGTTCGGCCTCTTCCTGGGGGTGGGGCTGTGGAACGGGCTGACGGTGTACCTCACCATCCTCGGCAATGGCGGCAGCATCCCGGTGCTGGAGCCGTTCGTCTGGGAACTCACCGGAGCGCTGGCGGCGTTGGCCGTGCTGCCCGTCGTACAGACGGCGGTGGTCAACGCGCCCGGGCCCCGCGTCGGCTGGGCGCGCTTCCTGGGCGTCCACGTGGCGGGCTTCGTGCTCTTCACCACGCTGCACATCCTGGTGATGGTGCCCCCGAGGTACCCGCTCTACGCGCTGCTGGACCTGGGCACCTATGACTATGGAGACCTGGTCTTCCGCATTCCCATGGAGGCCCAGAAGGACCTCATCCTCTACTCGGTGGGCGCGACGCTGTGGAGCCTCCTGCTCGCCTGGAAGGAGCGGCAGGCGCGAGCCGTCCGGGAGGCCACGCTGGAGAGTGAGCTGCGGGAGGCCCGGCTGCAGGCGCTCACCGGGCAGCTCCACCCGCACTTCCTCTTCAACGCACTGAACACCATCAGCTCGGTGATGTACGAGGACCTGAAGCGCACGGACCGGCTGCTGAGTGATTTGGGCGGGCTGTTGCGCGCCAGCCTGGAGCGCAAGGAGGCCACGTGGACGCTCGCGGAGGAGCGTGCCCATGCGGAGCGCTTCGTCGCGCTGCTGACAGCCCGGTTCGGCGAGCGCGTGACGGTGCGCTGGGACGTGGCCCCTGGGCTGGAGGGCGCGCGGGTGCCGTGCTTCGCGCTGCAGTCGCTGGTGGAGAACGCGGTGAAGCACAACCAGGACCGGAGGGAGCCGCTGGAGGTCCGCATCCGCGCTCGCGAGGACGGGGCGGACTGGCGGCTGGAGGTGGAGGACACGGGACGCGGCTTCGCGGAAGCCTCCCCCGCCACGGGGCCCGGCGTGGGGCTGGCGCACCTGGAGCGCATCCTCGCGTTGCTGCACGGAGGGCGGGCGAGGATGGAGCGAGGGCGCGGCCCGGAAGGCGGTGCACGGGTGTCGCTGTGGCTCCCGCGTGAGGTGGCGGCATGA
- a CDS encoding acyltransferase family protein encodes MSTATAAPHPVDEHRPDLDWLRVVAILLLHLFHTGMMFNTWDWHVKSAQALPALEPVMEVMHHLRMPLLMFIAGVGTALALRRRSLKGFAGDRAKRLLGPVVFGIFVVVPPQIYIEQLFRGRFHGDYAAFYPSVFDFVPYPAGSFSWHHLWFVVYLFVYCMLALPLFAALATARGQALLTRVEGWLCRGWNVAFLFLPLALNWLLLRHHPTTHALLDDPRTFGHYGILFLLGHLLGRCPRIWDSLVERRRALLAASAVLFAVMMPDSEFPLVPEVLGAQAALWLFILTALAWARARIRVRRPWLKHAQELSYPFYILHQTVIVVLGYALLALPVGPWALFGVVLVVSFGVTWGLTEAVARVPFLRPCFGMKPRDSRPVALRTAEAGHTA; translated from the coding sequence ATGAGCACCGCTACCGCTGCGCCGCACCCCGTTGACGAGCACCGCCCCGACCTGGACTGGCTCCGGGTGGTGGCCATCCTCCTGCTGCACCTGTTCCACACGGGGATGATGTTCAACACGTGGGACTGGCACGTGAAGAGCGCCCAGGCGCTGCCCGCGCTGGAGCCCGTCATGGAGGTGATGCACCACCTCCGGATGCCGCTCTTGATGTTCATCGCCGGGGTGGGCACGGCGCTGGCGCTGCGGCGCCGCTCGCTGAAGGGCTTCGCGGGAGACCGCGCGAAGCGCCTGCTGGGGCCGGTGGTGTTCGGCATCTTCGTGGTGGTGCCGCCGCAGATCTACATCGAGCAGCTGTTCCGCGGTCGGTTCCACGGTGACTACGCGGCCTTCTACCCGTCGGTGTTCGACTTCGTGCCCTACCCGGCCGGCAGCTTCAGCTGGCACCACCTCTGGTTCGTCGTGTACCTCTTCGTCTACTGCATGCTGGCGCTGCCGCTCTTCGCGGCGCTGGCCACGGCGCGCGGGCAGGCCCTGCTCACGCGGGTGGAGGGCTGGCTGTGCCGGGGATGGAACGTGGCCTTCCTCTTCCTGCCGCTCGCGCTCAACTGGCTGCTGCTGCGCCACCACCCCACGACGCACGCGCTCCTCGACGACCCGAGGACCTTCGGCCACTACGGCATCCTCTTCCTGCTGGGCCACCTGCTGGGCCGCTGCCCGCGCATCTGGGATTCCCTGGTGGAGCGGCGGCGGGCGCTGCTGGCGGCGAGCGCCGTGCTCTTCGCCGTCATGATGCCGGACTCGGAGTTCCCCCTGGTGCCGGAGGTGCTCGGCGCGCAGGCGGCGCTCTGGCTGTTCATCCTGACGGCGCTGGCGTGGGCCCGGGCGCGCATCCGCGTCCGCCGTCCCTGGCTGAAGCACGCGCAGGAGCTGTCCTATCCCTTCTACATCCTCCACCAGACGGTCATCGTCGTCCTGGGCTACGCGCTCCTGGCGCTGCCGGTGGGGCCGTGGGCGCTGTTCGGGGTGGTGCTCGTCGTGTCCTTCGGCGTCACGTGGGGACTGACGGAGGCCGTGGCGCGGGTGCCCTTCCTGAGGCCGTGCTTCGGGATGAAGCCGCGCGACTCCCGGCCCGTGGCCCTCCGGACGGCGGAGGCGGGGCATACTGCCTGA